The following coding sequences are from one Pseudomonas mendocina window:
- a CDS encoding YnbE family lipoprotein — MRTYRLLAALSLGLLCQACTPTVQLAMPNEPININLNVKVEHEIYIKVDKALDNVFNEDSGLF; from the coding sequence ATGCGCACGTACCGCCTCCTCGCAGCCCTGAGCCTGGGTCTGCTCTGCCAGGCCTGTACCCCGACGGTGCAACTGGCCATGCCCAACGAGCCGATCAACATCAACCTCAACGTCAAGGTCGAGCACGAGATCTACATCAAGGTGGACAAGGCGCTGGACAATGTCTTCAACGAAGACAGCGGTCTCTTCTAA